Within Streptomyces antibioticus, the genomic segment CGGGGCTCGGGCAGGGGCGGTTGCCGCCTCGGTCGCAGGGCTGTGAGACTCGGGTCTATGGGCGGGGACGGGTATCAGGCGCGCCGTGCGCAGGCCGAGCGGGACGCGATCACTGTGGAGATCGGGTACGCGCTGTGCAGCGCGGCGTTCGTGGCGGTGGTGGCCTTCGGGGCGCTGGCCGGACCGGCGCTGCTCCTCGAACTGCCTCACCCGGTCGAGACGTTCCTGACGCGGGCGGGACTCGTGCTCGCGCCGGTGGTGTTCGTGGTCCGGGCGGTCGGCGTGCTCGTCGCTTTCCGGCAGGGCCCTCCTCAGCCCAGCCAGCCCGGCCGGACGAG encodes:
- a CDS encoding DUF6332 family protein; the protein is MGGDGYQARRAQAERDAITVEIGYALCSAAFVAVVAFGALAGPALLLELPHPVETFLTRAGLVLAPVVFVVRAVGVLVAFRQGPPQPSQPGRTSPDS